In Ignavibacteriales bacterium, the following proteins share a genomic window:
- a CDS encoding sigma-70 family RNA polymerase sigma factor, whose translation MVKISKQYTNRESQSLDKYLQEIGKVELLVPQEEIDLARRIKKGDQKALEKLTKANLRFVVSVAKQYQNQGLSLGDLINEGNLGLIKAAKRFDETRGFKFISYAVWWIRQSILQALAEQSRIVRLPLNRVGALNKIGKAFSTLEQEFEREPSASELAEELDMSLFEVSDTLKISGRHLSMDAPFAQGEDNRLLDVIQDNRQPTPDSGLLEESLKNEVKRALATLSEREAQVIKLYFGLDSEHSLTLEEIGEKFNLTRERVRQIKEKAIRRLRHASRSKALRAYLG comes from the coding sequence ATGGTGAAAATAAGCAAACAATATACAAATCGTGAAAGCCAATCGTTAGATAAATATCTCCAGGAAATTGGCAAAGTCGAATTATTAGTGCCGCAGGAAGAAATTGATCTCGCCCGGCGTATCAAAAAAGGCGATCAAAAGGCGCTGGAGAAATTGACAAAGGCAAATCTTCGCTTCGTGGTCAGCGTAGCAAAGCAATACCAGAACCAGGGTTTGTCACTCGGCGACTTGATCAACGAAGGCAATCTTGGTCTCATAAAAGCTGCAAAGCGTTTTGATGAAACACGCGGATTCAAATTTATTTCGTATGCCGTTTGGTGGATTCGTCAATCCATACTTCAAGCACTCGCGGAACAGTCGCGTATTGTGCGCCTGCCGCTCAATCGTGTTGGCGCATTGAATAAAATTGGTAAAGCGTTCAGTACGCTGGAACAGGAATTTGAGCGCGAACCGAGTGCGAGTGAATTGGCGGAAGAATTAGATATGTCGCTCTTTGAAGTTTCCGACACGCTTAAAATTTCCGGCCGGCATTTATCGATGGATGCACCGTTTGCGCAAGGTGAAGATAATCGTTTGCTCGATGTTATTCAGGATAATAGACAGCCGACTCCAGATTCCGGTCTGTTAGAAGAATCGTTGAAGAATGAAGTAAAGCGTGCACTGGCAACGCTGAGTGAACGCGAAGCACAAGTGATCAAACTTTATTTCGGCCTCGATTCTGAGCATTCGCTCACACTGGAAGAGATCGGGGAAAAATTTAACCTCACGCGCGAACGGGTTCGGCAGATTAAGGAAAAAGCAATTCGCCGTTTGCGGCATGCGTCGCGAAGCAAAGCATTACGCGCATATCTTGGATAA
- a CDS encoding diguanylate cyclase has product MLFLLSGASIAYVIVRTGKRRGLTAQAEESSHSLTAEEERDNQMKKLVFDDYQASGKQYKIDFIDEPESPQPELLERESMAPEKKASKSEKSTTTVFELNEFIESPDGSGQAEDGPRAEFNTLIQRVLGVVKDVHFAHTVALFWVNREKQQLVLESHLSDSGQFMKNRRLSIGSDLVSQIAISGKPQIVNYVNALGQSDILPYYETIEAVKTFVGIPIFYSGASQDPVAVLILDCLESDAYGNETITSLAQIAKLISTLTRSYTSKYDLLLDSEVLRSINRIREQLSMEFDAHSITRSLAEEVSRLIPWDYVTVVLFDDNRKSWIVHYLLNRMNDPYVSLMCELDAQQSLAAGVIQAGIPKIIDDISTASMPRFFQAERCDAKGALMIMPLNSLSRCYGALVVESKDPKTYSDADVKLVQKLTETSSWALEILSLTDVMNNYVSLDETTGVATRKSFMGRLQEEVQRANDFSNELSLVMISIDRMDEHITRYGKDAFDFILQNVSRMVKVSIRPYDVVGRFDFNCFVVLLVHTTSNEASLWAEKIRKNVASNILNIENKSFSITISVGVAGALEEASDVDLLENADRVLRKAIEAGGNIVRVY; this is encoded by the coding sequence ATGCTCTTTCTGCTTTCTGGAGCATCGATTGCGTACGTGATTGTGAGAACGGGAAAACGCAGAGGGCTTACTGCGCAAGCAGAGGAAAGTAGTCATTCTCTCACAGCAGAAGAGGAGCGTGACAATCAAATGAAGAAACTTGTTTTTGATGATTATCAAGCTTCCGGTAAACAATATAAAATTGATTTTATTGATGAACCGGAATCTCCCCAACCAGAACTCCTTGAAAGAGAAAGTATGGCTCCGGAAAAAAAAGCTTCAAAATCAGAAAAATCAACAACAACAGTATTTGAATTGAACGAGTTCATCGAATCTCCAGATGGCAGCGGACAAGCCGAGGATGGACCCCGCGCAGAATTTAATACTCTCATCCAACGTGTATTAGGCGTTGTGAAAGATGTGCATTTCGCGCATACCGTTGCTCTTTTCTGGGTGAACAGAGAAAAACAGCAGTTGGTGCTTGAAAGCCATCTCTCTGACAGCGGGCAATTCATGAAAAATAGACGTCTTTCTATCGGTTCTGATTTAGTGAGTCAAATTGCTATCAGTGGAAAGCCGCAGATCGTCAATTATGTAAATGCTCTGGGACAGAGTGATATCCTGCCGTATTATGAAACAATTGAAGCGGTCAAAACATTTGTCGGTATTCCGATATTTTACAGCGGCGCATCACAGGACCCGGTTGCGGTTCTTATATTGGATTGTTTAGAGTCCGACGCTTACGGCAACGAAACAATCACTTCACTTGCTCAAATAGCGAAGTTGATATCCACTCTCACGCGCAGTTATACTTCAAAATATGATCTGTTGCTGGATTCTGAAGTCTTACGGTCGATTAATCGTATACGTGAACAATTGAGCATGGAATTTGATGCTCATTCTATAACAAGGTCGCTTGCTGAAGAAGTATCGAGACTTATTCCATGGGATTATGTTACAGTGGTTTTGTTTGATGACAACCGAAAATCGTGGATTGTCCATTATCTTCTGAACCGAATGAACGATCCGTATGTTTCACTAATGTGTGAACTGGACGCCCAGCAGAGTCTTGCTGCAGGTGTGATCCAAGCTGGTATTCCGAAAATCATAGACGACATTTCAACGGCATCGATGCCGCGGTTCTTTCAAGCAGAACGATGTGATGCGAAAGGCGCCTTGATGATTATGCCGCTCAATTCATTGAGTCGGTGCTATGGCGCGTTGGTGGTCGAAAGCAAAGACCCCAAAACGTATTCCGATGCAGATGTGAAGCTTGTTCAAAAACTTACTGAAACTTCGTCTTGGGCTCTTGAGATTCTCAGTTTGACAGATGTTATGAATAACTATGTCTCGCTTGATGAAACCACTGGAGTAGCAACACGTAAAAGCTTTATGGGGCGATTACAGGAAGAAGTGCAGCGTGCTAATGATTTCTCGAACGAATTATCGCTGGTGATGATTTCCATAGACCGGATGGATGAGCATATTACACGGTATGGAAAGGATGCATTTGATTTCATCCTGCAAAATGTGAGCCGCATGGTAAAAGTTTCCATTCGTCCATACGATGTTGTTGGCAGATTCGACTTCAATTGTTTTGTCGTTCTTCTCGTTCACACAACATCGAATGAGGCGTCGCTGTGGGCAGAGAAAATTCGCAAGAATGTTGCCAGCAACATCCTCAATATCGAGAATAAGAGTTTTTCAATCACCATCAGTGTTGGTGTTGCCGGTGCGCTGGAAGAAGCATCTGACGTTGATTTACTGGAGAATGCTGACCGTGTTCTTCGGAAAGCCATCGAAGCAGGCGGCAATATTGTAAGAGTATATTAA
- a CDS encoding NlpC/P60 family protein has translation MGTAIAVFVLEGCGASSPRFGSKERKSTRTETGSTHGARFASKEAEEETKENDKKPNAKEVERVTSGTRDFRKEKNEALKPLDQSKMMREISKFMGVPYVHGGAGADGMDCSGYTMTVYKNAIGKQLPRSSVEQSKLGKAVELSDLKFGDLIFFNTTGENASHVGIYLGDDLFAHASVSFGVTISSLQSSYFAKRFETARRIVSD, from the coding sequence ATGGGAACTGCCATCGCAGTCTTCGTGCTTGAAGGGTGCGGCGCATCGTCCCCGCGATTTGGCAGCAAAGAGAGAAAATCTACGCGAACGGAAACAGGATCGACTCATGGTGCGCGTTTCGCGTCGAAGGAAGCGGAAGAGGAAACCAAAGAGAATGATAAAAAGCCGAATGCAAAAGAAGTAGAACGCGTGACGAGCGGCACACGTGATTTTCGGAAAGAAAAAAACGAAGCACTGAAACCGCTCGATCAAAGCAAGATGATGCGGGAGATTTCAAAATTTATGGGTGTACCGTACGTGCATGGCGGCGCCGGAGCAGATGGCATGGATTGTTCAGGCTACACGATGACGGTGTACAAGAACGCCATCGGCAAACAGCTTCCACGCTCAAGCGTGGAACAATCGAAGCTCGGCAAGGCGGTTGAATTGAGCGATTTGAAGTTTGGTGATTTGATCTTTTTCAACACCACGGGGGAGAACGCATCACACGTTGGTATTTATTTGGGGGACGATCTCTTTGCGCATGCGAGTGTCTCCTTCGGAGTAACAATTTCTTCGCTGCAGAGTTCATACTTTGCCAAACGGTTCGAGACAGCACGGCGGATTGTTAGTGATTAG
- a CDS encoding phosphopentomutase: MLIVLDSVGVGELPDAGVYGDRGTNTISHVARDVGGLRLPNLEALGLGNITNINGVSRNKNAIGCFGKMAEASEGKDSTTGHWEIAGIITHKAFPLYPNGFPKKLLEKFLRVTGCKGYLGNKPASGTEIIIELGDEHVRTGYPILYTSGDSVFQIAAHQDVIPLERLYDICQKTREHVVVDEHRVGRVIARPFMGTAGNYIRTPYRRDYAVEPPAETVLDILHASGVSTIGIGKIDDLFSGRGLQEKTHIKSNAEGIEEIIKTGKSMQSGFLMANLVDFDMLYGHRQDAKGYAKALEEFDLKIPEIQNCISDGDLLILTADHGNDPTDQSTDHTREYVPVLCYTTSGKKNVNLGVRSSFADIGKTVAEFFNIAQAQSLSGQSFLTDIL; the protein is encoded by the coding sequence ATACTCATTGTTCTTGATAGCGTTGGCGTTGGTGAATTACCCGATGCCGGAGTTTACGGGGACAGAGGTACGAATACGATATCACACGTTGCTCGTGACGTAGGCGGATTGCGATTACCCAACCTTGAAGCACTCGGACTTGGAAACATTACGAATATAAACGGTGTTTCAAGAAACAAGAATGCTATTGGTTGCTTCGGCAAAATGGCAGAAGCATCGGAGGGCAAAGACAGCACAACTGGACATTGGGAAATCGCTGGCATTATCACTCACAAAGCATTCCCTTTATATCCGAATGGTTTTCCGAAAAAACTGCTTGAGAAGTTTCTTCGTGTCACAGGGTGCAAAGGATATTTAGGCAACAAACCGGCATCTGGCACAGAGATCATCATAGAGTTGGGCGATGAGCATGTACGTACTGGTTACCCGATCCTCTATACTTCCGGTGATTCTGTTTTTCAAATTGCTGCACATCAGGATGTGATTCCGCTTGAGCGTCTGTATGATATTTGTCAGAAAACACGTGAACATGTTGTAGTGGATGAGCATCGTGTTGGTCGTGTCATTGCGCGTCCATTCATGGGAACCGCCGGCAACTACATACGCACACCGTATCGGAGAGATTACGCAGTTGAACCTCCAGCAGAAACTGTGTTGGATATTTTGCACGCAAGCGGCGTTTCAACAATTGGCATCGGTAAGATTGACGACTTGTTTAGCGGGCGCGGATTACAGGAAAAGACACATATAAAATCAAACGCAGAAGGCATCGAAGAAATTATTAAAACCGGAAAATCGATGCAGTCTGGATTTCTCATGGCGAACCTCGTTGATTTCGATATGCTCTATGGTCATCGCCAAGATGCAAAAGGATATGCTAAAGCGCTTGAAGAGTTTGATCTGAAGATTCCGGAAATCCAGAACTGCATAAGTGATGGTGACCTGCTTATCTTGACTGCCGATCACGGCAACGATCCGACAGATCAGAGTACAGACCATACGCGAGAATATGTTCCGGTGCTGTGTTATACAACATCCGGCAAGAAGAATGTAAATCTCGGTGTACGCAGTTCTTTTGCCGATATCGGTAAAACCGTAGCGGAGTTTTTTAACATCGCGCAAGCTCAATCGCTTTCGGGTCAAAGTTTTCTAACAGATATTTTATAA
- a CDS encoding EutN/CcmL family microcompartment protein: MILGKVIGTIWATRKDEEMVGMKLQIVKHVDLDYKLKDSFVVAVDTVQAGVGDIVLVASGSSARQTAVTKNKPVDAVIVAVVDKLDISE; encoded by the coding sequence ATGATCCTCGGGAAAGTTATTGGTACGATTTGGGCAACACGCAAAGACGAAGAGATGGTTGGAATGAAGCTTCAAATCGTCAAGCATGTAGATCTTGATTATAAGCTCAAAGATTCATTTGTTGTTGCCGTTGATACAGTGCAAGCGGGGGTCGGTGATATTGTGCTGGTGGCATCTGGGAGTTCTGCACGCCAAACGGCAGTGACAAAAAACAAGCCCGTAGACGCCGTCATCGTGGCGGTGGTTGACAAGTTAGATATTTCTGAATAA
- the fmt gene encoding methionyl-tRNA formyltransferase, producing the protein MRILFMGTPEFAVPSLRILLDHSYEVAGVVTAPDKPRGRGQHVSSTPIKEFALQHHLTILQPGNLKDLEFVSDIQQFAPDLVVVVAFRILPREVYTIPKLGTFNLHASLLPKYRGAAPINWAIMNGEKESGVSTFFLQDKVDTGSILLQARAKIGEDETAGELHDTLSEVGAEVVLQTVRLIELGKAQPRLQNDALACAAPKIFKNDCRIDWKKSSQQVHNFIRGLSPSPASWTMHNDKTLKLYSTKISEAQSQAAGIVLQRTNDTLLVGTGNGTVSILEIQQEGKRRLGIEEFLRGYKIEAGEVFE; encoded by the coding sequence ATGCGAATCCTTTTTATGGGCACGCCGGAATTTGCTGTCCCAAGTCTTCGCATTCTTCTGGATCATTCCTATGAAGTTGCTGGCGTGGTGACCGCGCCCGACAAGCCGCGAGGGCGCGGTCAGCACGTGTCTTCTACGCCGATTAAAGAGTTCGCACTCCAGCATCATCTCACAATACTTCAGCCTGGAAATCTCAAAGATTTAGAATTCGTTTCGGATATCCAGCAATTCGCACCCGACCTCGTCGTTGTCGTAGCGTTTAGAATTTTGCCGCGAGAAGTATACACAATTCCAAAACTCGGTACTTTTAATCTTCATGCATCACTCCTTCCGAAATACCGCGGTGCAGCGCCCATCAACTGGGCGATTATGAACGGCGAAAAGGAATCTGGAGTGAGCACATTTTTTCTCCAGGATAAAGTGGATACAGGTTCTATTCTTCTCCAGGCCCGCGCAAAAATTGGCGAGGATGAGACCGCCGGAGAACTCCATGACACACTTTCTGAAGTTGGTGCCGAAGTAGTCCTTCAAACCGTCCGGTTGATCGAACTTGGTAAGGCACAGCCGCGTTTGCAGAATGATGCACTTGCATGTGCAGCACCAAAGATCTTCAAAAACGACTGCCGCATTGATTGGAAGAAATCATCTCAGCAGGTTCATAATTTTATCAGAGGACTTTCACCAAGTCCAGCTTCCTGGACAATGCACAACGATAAAACTCTCAAACTGTACTCTACAAAGATTTCGGAAGCACAATCTCAAGCAGCAGGAATTGTTCTCCAGCGAACGAATGACACACTGCTTGTAGGAACCGGCAATGGAACGGTTTCTATTCTCGAAATTCAACAAGAAGGGAAACGCCGTCTCGGCATCGAAGAATTTCTCCGTGGTTATAAGATTGAAGCGGGCGAAGTGTTCGAATAA
- a CDS encoding peptide deformylase — protein sequence MSILPIYLFGTEILKKKANRVDSLDDSTVKLIYDMFETMHEANGLGLAATQVGDLRRVITIDISDVTEPNAEGETEDTMHPTSPDLPKTLALINPEILSEDGTWVMEEGCLSLPNLRGEVERAEKVHVRFHDAEFKEQELLADGLLARVLLHELDHLNGVLFVDRVSKTKRSMLLPKLRKIRKGEIEVDYPVVTAEEE from the coding sequence ATGTCTATTCTTCCAATTTATCTTTTCGGAACAGAAATTCTAAAGAAAAAAGCCAACCGTGTAGACTCACTGGATGATTCAACCGTCAAACTTATTTACGATATGTTTGAGACGATGCACGAGGCCAACGGCCTCGGTCTTGCCGCAACGCAGGTGGGTGATCTTCGGCGTGTGATTACTATCGATATTTCAGATGTCACCGAGCCAAATGCTGAGGGTGAAACGGAGGATACGATGCATCCAACGTCGCCCGATCTTCCTAAAACACTCGCATTGATTAATCCGGAAATTCTGAGCGAAGATGGCACGTGGGTGATGGAAGAAGGGTGCCTGAGTCTCCCGAATCTGCGTGGTGAAGTAGAACGTGCAGAAAAAGTACATGTTCGTTTTCATGATGCAGAATTCAAAGAACAAGAACTTCTTGCCGATGGATTACTGGCACGCGTCCTTCTTCATGAACTGGACCATCTGAATGGAGTACTGTTCGTCGATCGTGTCAGTAAAACAAAACGAAGTATGCTGCTGCCAAAGTTGAGAAAGATTCGAAAAGGGGAAATCGAAGTGGATTATCCGGTGGTGACGGCAGAGGAGGAATAG
- a CDS encoding EutN/CcmL family microcompartment protein, whose protein sequence is MFFAKVIGTLWATQKDETLKSFKLQIIQPLNAKREHAGSPIVAVDTVGAGQGETVFYITSREAVIPLPVEMAPVDASIVGIVDRIDLQQS, encoded by the coding sequence GTGTTTTTTGCAAAGGTTATTGGAACTCTTTGGGCAACGCAAAAGGATGAGACTTTGAAGAGCTTCAAACTTCAGATCATTCAACCGTTGAATGCCAAGCGTGAGCATGCCGGCTCGCCGATTGTTGCAGTAGACACTGTTGGTGCCGGACAGGGCGAAACAGTTTTTTATATCACATCGCGCGAAGCGGTAATTCCATTGCCGGTAGAAATGGCGCCGGTGGATGCAAGTATTGTCGGGATTGTGGATAGAATCGATCTTCAGCAATCGTGA
- the deoC gene encoding deoxyribose-phosphate aldolase, translating into MDKQTILHLIEQVLNETNAYTCTKDGICTDNLCVIHNKDGVKNIVKSGADRISTGVGLEQDAFDPGLARMIDHTLLKPDATQKEIEKLCAEAKQYGFASVCINPSHVKLCARLLRDTDVKVCTVIGFPLGATSSAAKAFETDRAIKDGAREVDMVINVGMLKSGEYGYVEEDILSVVSAAHSFGVLTKVIIETGLLTDEEKVKACMLAKHAGADFVKTSTGFVKGGATAGDIALMRKVVGPELGVKASGGVRSQEDALALIASGADRIGASASVKIVIGEKVTSLSS; encoded by the coding sequence ATGGACAAGCAAACGATTCTTCATCTCATCGAACAAGTTCTCAACGAGACCAATGCCTACACGTGCACGAAAGATGGCATTTGTACAGACAATCTTTGCGTCATCCATAATAAAGATGGTGTAAAGAATATCGTCAAGAGCGGCGCAGATCGAATCTCTACAGGTGTTGGATTGGAACAGGATGCATTCGATCCCGGCCTTGCGCGGATGATTGATCATACACTGCTTAAACCGGATGCGACACAAAAGGAAATTGAAAAACTCTGCGCAGAGGCAAAACAGTACGGATTTGCAAGCGTGTGCATTAATCCATCACATGTGAAACTGTGCGCAAGACTTTTGCGCGATACGGATGTGAAAGTATGCACGGTGATTGGTTTTCCATTAGGAGCGACATCGAGCGCAGCAAAAGCATTTGAGACTGATCGCGCAATCAAAGACGGCGCGCGTGAAGTGGATATGGTGATCAATGTCGGGATGCTGAAGTCCGGCGAGTATGGGTATGTAGAAGAGGATATTCTTTCAGTCGTCAGTGCGGCGCATAGCTTTGGAGTGCTTACGAAAGTGATTATTGAAACCGGACTGTTGACCGACGAGGAAAAAGTGAAAGCGTGCATGCTGGCAAAACATGCCGGAGCAGACTTTGTAAAGACATCGACAGGTTTTGTAAAAGGCGGGGCGACTGCTGGCGACATCGCATTGATGAGGAAAGTTGTTGGACCGGAGTTAGGAGTCAAAGCGTCCGGCGGAGTGCGGTCGCAGGAAGATGCACTTGCGCTTATTGCAAGCGGTGCTGATCGCATCGGTGCGAGTGCAAGTGTTAAGATTGTCATCGGGGAGAAGGTCACCTCACTATCCTCCTAA